One region of Arvicola amphibius chromosome 3, mArvAmp1.2, whole genome shotgun sequence genomic DNA includes:
- the Qars1 gene encoding glutamine--tRNA ligase, protein MATPDSLTLFTGLGLSETKARETLKNAALSTQLREAATQAQRTLGSAIDKATGTLLYGLASRLRDTRRLSFLVSYITNKKIHTELQLSAALEYVRSHPLDPIDPEDFERECGVGVVVTPEQIEEAVEATINRHRSQLLAERYRFNMGLLMGEARAALKWADGKMVKHEVDMQVLHLLGPKMEADLEKKPKVAKARLEETDRKTAKDPVENGEVAGQTLSLMEQLRGEALKFHKPGENYKTPGYVTTPHTMDLLKQHLEITGGQVRTRFPPEPNGILHIGHAKAINFNFGYAKANNGICFLRFDDTNPEKEEAKFFTAIYDMVTWLGYTPYKVTYASDYFDQLYAWAVELIRRGQAYVCHQRVEELKGHNSLPSPWRERPVEESLLLFEAMRKGKFAEGEATLRMKLVMEDGKMDPVAYRVKYTPHHRTGDKWCIYPTYDYTHCLCDSIEHITHSLCTKEFQARRSSYFWLCNALDVYCPVQWEYGRLNLHYAVVSKRKILQLVAAGAVRDWDDPRLFTLTALRRRGFPPEAINNFCARVGVTVAQTTMEPHLLEACVRDVLNDTAPRAMAVLEPLKVVITNFPAPKPLDIQVPDFPADETKGFHQVPFASTVFIERTDFKEESEPGYKRLACGQPVGLRHTGYVIELQHVVKGSSGCVECLEVTCRRADSGEKPKAFIHWVSQPLLCEIRLYERLFQHKNPEDPVEVPGGFLNDLNPASLQVVEGALVDCSVALAKPFDKFQFERLGYFSVDPDSKQGQLVFNRTVTLKEDPGKV, encoded by the exons ATGGCTACTCCGGATTCCCTGACGCTGTTCACCGGCCTCGGCCTGAGCGAAACCAAGGCGCGCGAGACCCTGAAGAACGCGGCTCTGAGTACTCAGCTGCGGGAGGCGGCGACCCAG GCGCAGCGGACTCTGGGCTCTGCCATTGACAAGGCTACCGGGACTCTGCTGTATGGCTTGGCCTCCCGACTCAGGGATACCCGGCGTCTTTCTTTCCTTGTGAGCTATATAACCAATAAGAAGATCCACACTGAGCTCCAGCTGAGCG CTGCGCTTGAGTATGTGCGGAGTCATCCCCTGGATCCTATCGATCCTGAGGACTTCGAGCGGGAATGTGGTGTAGGTGTGGTGGTGACCCCAGAACAGATTGAAGAAGCC GTGGAGGCCACCATAAACAGGCATCGTTCCCAGCTCCTGGCGGAACGGTACCGTTTCAACATGGGGCTGTTGATGG GAGAGGCGCGGGCTGCACTCAAATGGGCAGATGGCAAAATGGTCAAGCACGAAGTGGATATGCAG GTTCTCCACCTTCTGGGTCCCAAGATGGAAGCTGATCTGGAGAAGAAGCCCAAG GTGGCAAAGGCTCGGCTGGAAGAAACAGACCGGAAGACAGCAAAGGACCCGGTGGAGAATG GTGAGGTTGCTggccagaccctgtctctaatGGAGCAGCTCCGGGGGGAGGCCCTTAAGTTTCATAAACCAG GTGAAAACTACAAGACTCCAGGCTATGTGACCACTCCACACACTATGGATCTGCTGAAGCAGCACCTAGAGATCACGGGGGGACAG GTACGTACCCGGTTCCCCCCAGAGCCCAATGGAATCCTGCATATCGGACATGCCAAAGCCATCAATTTCAACTTTGGTTATGCTAAG GCCAACAATGGTATCTGTTTTCTGCGCTTTGACGACACCAACCCtgagaaagaagaagcaaaattCTTCACTGCAATTTATGACATGGTGACCTGGCTGG GTTACACACCTTACAAAGTGACATATGCCTCTGACTATTTTGACCAGCTGTATGCCTGGGCTGTGGAACTCATCCGCAG GGGTCAAGCTTATGTGTGTCACCAGAGAGTGGAGGAGCTGAAAGGCCACAACTCTTTGCCTTCACCATGGAGGGAGCGGCCTGTTGAGGAATCGCTGCTACTCTTTGAG GCAATGCGCAAGGGCAAGTTCGCAGAGGGTGAGGCCACGCTTCGAATGAAGCTGGTGATGGAGGACGGCAAGATGGACCCTGTGGCCTACCGAGTCAAGTATACACCACACCATCGGACAGGGGACAAATG GTGTATCTATCCCACCTACGACTATACACACTGCCTTTGTGACTCCATTGAGCACATCACGCACTCATTGTGTACCAAGGAATTCCAGGCTCG ACGGTCTTCCTACTTTTGGTTATGTAATGCGCTGGATGTCTATTGCCCTGTTCAGTGGGAATATGGCCGTCTCAACTTGCACTATGCTGTTGTCTCAAAGCGGAAGATTCTCCAGCTTGTAGCAGCTGGTGCCGTTAG GGACTGGGACGACCCACGGCTCTTCACACTTACAGCCCTACGACGACGGGGTTTTCCACCTGAGGCCATCAACAACTTCTGTGCTCGG GTGGGAGTTACAGTGGCACAGACCACAATGGAACCACATCTTCTGGAAGCCTGCGTGCGTGATGTGCTAAATGATACAGCTCCACGAGCCATGGCTGTGTTGGAGCCACTAAAAGTTGTCATCACTAACTTTCCTGCTCCCAAG CCCTTGGACATTCAAGTGCCAGACTTCCCAGCTGATGAGACCAAGGGCTTCCACCAAGTTCCTTTTGCTTCCACTGTCTTCATTGAGAGAACTGACTTTAAGGAG GAGTCAGAGCCAGGCTATAAGCGCCTGGCCTGTGGCCAGCCTGTGGGCCTAAGGCATACTGGCTATGTCATCGAACTGCAGCATGTTGTCAAG GGCTCCAGTGGCTGTGTGGAGTGCTTGGAGGTGACCTGTAGAAGAGCTGATTCTGGAGAGAAGCCCAAGGCCTTTATTCACTGGGTGTCACAGCCTCTGCTATGTGAGATTCGCCTCTATGAGCGACT ATTCCAGCACAAGAACCCCGAAGACCCTGTGGAAGTGCCTGGTGGATTCCTAAATGACCTGAACCCG GCCTCACTACAAGTGGTGGAAGGAGCGTTAGTGGACTGCTCTGTGGCTTTGGCAAAGCCCTTTGACAAGTTCCAGTTTGAGCGTCTCGGATACTTCTCTGTCGATCCAGATAGCAAACAAGGACAG CTTGTCTTCAACCGAACTGTCACATTGAAGGAAGATCCAGGAAAGGTGTGA